In one window of Candidatus Avedoeria danica DNA:
- a CDS encoding tRNA methyltransferase, translated as MVMAPYDEAPGGAVPSVASNPAGAPHDDATEAAAVDPTDATSAARRDALRGTALKRFNRGVRRAARDGGREVILVLENINYPVNVGSLFRIADGCGARVVLAGTTPDPTTPSAAKVARGHHVHLGWTRTDDVVAQLRRLASDGWWVAAIELAADSVPYHAVAYPPKVALVLGNEDHGVTRRALNACHAALYVPMLGRGASLNVHVAAAIVAYRALFPSEASSPST; from the coding sequence CCGGGCGGCGCAGTGCCGAGTGTAGCATCGAACCCGGCCGGCGCACCGCACGACGATGCGACGGAAGCGGCGGCGGTTGATCCGACGGATGCAACGTCGGCCGCACGGCGCGATGCCCTGCGCGGCACGGCGCTCAAGCGGTTCAACCGCGGCGTTCGCCGGGCGGCCCGCGATGGCGGCCGTGAGGTCATCCTCGTGCTCGAAAACATCAACTACCCCGTGAACGTCGGCAGCCTGTTCCGGATCGCCGACGGCTGCGGCGCCCGCGTCGTCCTGGCCGGCACGACGCCCGATCCGACGACGCCGTCCGCGGCCAAGGTGGCCCGCGGCCACCACGTCCACCTTGGCTGGACGCGAACGGATGATGTCGTTGCGCAGCTGCGGAGATTGGCGAGCGACGGGTGGTGGGTGGCGGCGATCGAACTCGCGGCCGACAGCGTGCCCTATCACGCCGTCGCGTACCCACCGAAGGTGGCCCTCGTCCTCGGCAACGAAGACCACGGCGTCACGCGCCGGGCTCTCAACGCCTGCCACGCAGCGTTGTACGTTCCGATGCTCGGTCGGGGCGCGTCGCTGAACGTGCACGTCGCCGCGGCGATCGTCGCCTACCGCGCGCTGTTCCCGTCGGAGGCGAGCAGCCCGTCGACGTAG